The sequence ATGCAATTAGTAGCATCAATGATTCGGATGTTTGATGATCCTCTGCAGAATCACGGTCCTCGCCTTGCGAATATCGCGGCTACAATTATCCGCTTGCGCCCCTAGTTCATCGACATTCTTCATGAAAACAACCAGTTTCTTCTTAATCTCATCAACACCAACTTTCACAACCTGTTCATTCATTGCAAAGTTGAGATTTTTCAAGAGGGACTCGATCTCGATCTCAAGTTTGCTAATCAGCACGCGTATATTGTCCAAATCCTTGATTGTCACATAAGTTCCCACGCTCATTGAATTGATCATCTCCTTCTGCCCTTTCACCACATTCTCATAATTCCTTAGCAATGAATCAATCCATTTCCCCATGGAGCCTAATGGGATGGAGGCTGCGGCAGCCAGGGCGGCCGCAACTGGTGGTGCCGCCATGGCTGCAGCCACCACCGAGCAAATCAGCACAGCTGCAAAAGTGGCTGCAAATATAATGGCAGACACTTTCCTCCAAGAATGAATGGACTTCATCTTCTTATCCAGCTTGTTCTTCTTCAGCTGCAACCTTTGTAGCATAAGCATCTGCTGTCTATGCACGGACTCAAAGTCTCGAAAAAACTCTTCGGTAAAAGGATCACCTATATCCCGAAACACCCTCAAGTCCTCCAAGATTTTAGCATAAGTTTCCTTCCCTTCAACCCGGTACCCTTCTTCGAATCGCTGAAGAGCCACGTGAATCATTAACTGACTATCTCGGGCACGTTTCAAGCATTTCTCCAATGCCGAGCAGAAGTCCAGAGTCTTGAGGCTATTTTCGAAGTACTCCTCCACGAGCTCGAATAATTCTTTGCTCTTCCAAACGTCTTTCTTGCAGTCAAGAATCACCTTCACCACTTCTTGGTTCATCTCTAAAAGGCATTCGGTGACTTCCCGGAGTGAATCGAATGATAATGCTCGAACTTCGACTCCAGCGGCAAGAGAAGTGATGACATTGTTGGTACGAGCTTGGAGGGTCGTATCAAATGACTGCAAATCTGCGTCCAGCTTGCAGGCAGCCTCATAGGAGTTCAACTCAGCTGTATACAGAAGATTGTTGATAGGATTTGCACCCGAAGTTTCGCCAACTTTCTTGCTCATGTGGCTACCCATAGTTCTTAATTAAATGTAAGATCTACAAAGAAATTAAGTGGGGAAAAGTCGAAATTACCAATGTGTTcccattaaattttattttagtgaAAAAAAACATTCAACCATATCTTTACCTATACAAGAACACAGAATATTTTCCAATTTTTGCACGTTGCTTCACATCGAAACCTACGGGTAAAAATATCAACCTTAGCAACAAAAAGAAGAGAGACACAATCTCTGGCTTTTATTTTCCAGATCTTGGACCTAAATTCACAAATTTTTCAAAGACCACATAATGAATTTTGAAATGAGCAACAGAAGGGGGAAACATATCAAACAGTTAGAAGGTCTATGAATATCCCATAATAAATCAATTTTCTAGCGAAATAATACTtgaaactcaaatttaaagaaaaCCCACATGAAACTAGCTAGAACCCATCAAAACAAATTAAGTTACACTCCATAAAACCAAGACAGAAACAGAAATATTCGAATGTCGATTCAAAACGAACCCACCTCGTAGATTTCTCCAAAATCAGCAATAAAACGACTTTAGCTCAAAAGCCTTGACATAAATCCAACCCGAGTCGCTAAATATGATTCCAGTATCGGAAAAGGCACTCTTTTTCAAACAAACTTGATTTGGTAACTTGATAGAGAAAGAAAACACGAACAAAAATGAAGTTATATTTATAGATTTGTATAAAAGTTAATTAACGAAAAGGGACTTAGTGTAACGATTCAGATAACGATTGGGGCAAAGATGATGAGGAAAGAAGAAGCTTAAAGAGAATTGAAAGCGTTGATGATCCAAGAAACAAAATTTAGCGGTGGTTTGAGAGATGACGAAGAAATAGCTTGCACGCATGAGTACTTGTTGCACATGGAAAACGCGGGAAGCAACGTCTTCTTTTCTGCTAAATCAATTTAACTTAGGGAGTTATTTAcattccatttttttttatttgcactTTATTTATGAGTAAATTGGACACATATTTTACCCATAAAATAGAGTGTagataacacaaaataaaatgtaaatatcAATTTTCTTTAATTTATTGACACAAAACAAAAAAGATCCGTTTGAAGTTGgagataagataaataatatagagataagtaatatattgtaataaaaataaataagaaataataattaatataagatttgatttgattgatagattatagtttgtttgatttgattgattatatattatatgaaaatagtaaattactattttatccttttaataattaataaaaatatgaataatattatttataaagagtAATATAgtgatttaaattcaatgatttgattgatgcaagataaataatttatgatttgattgatgcgatataaataataaaaatatggataaataatatgacaaaaaaaacGTGAGACTAGATAAGATAATTTATAGgtagattaataatatataacttCAAACACACCCAAAGGAGAACAAAATTTTTATTGGATTCATTCTTTTAGTGGAAGTCAAATTACATTTCTAGAAATTATTCAAGCTATGAATTGTGATATAAATTTGTAAACTAGTGAACATTTTAATTACATCTGTGCTAGTGTATATATGCACAAAACTCATACAGTCGTATGAAATTATTTCACATatcgatttaaaaaaaaatactttttatgtcaaaattattaatttttttattgtaaatatgaatcAGATTGATCTATCTCGTAAAAATAAAGTTGTAGCATGTCCTTATATTGTGTGAAAGGAGCAAACCTGATTCTTGTAGTTCATATAATGTATTATACTTcaaaatgttttttaaaatcaatttaGAAAGTTTTTGATAGCTCGGCCTTGTCAGATGAATTCTGAATATTTGGAATTAtgtaaaaatgaaataaagtctttattagataaaaaaaaattgataactcATTCTCAATCTTCTTGGTCTTGTACtatttttatgtcaataaaCATTCAGAGAAGGAACGAGGAGTTTCCAGTTAGTAATAAACTACAAACCTCTTAATAAAGTTTTGAAATAGATTAGGCTTCATATTCCTAACAAAAAGATTTATTAGATAGACTTTTTAatgctttaatattttcaaattttgatttaaaatcaGGATATTGACAGATTCAAATAAAAGaatttgatagatataaaactGTTTTTAATGTTTCAATAGGACATTACGAATGAACAGTTATGTCATGATTTGGTCTGAAGAATGTTCCTTCAAAATTTCAACAAATtatgaatgatattttttatccttttaataattttatcattgtttatatcgatgatattttagtcatttctaaaaatattaaatcgtattttaaaaactttggaaatatttagaaaaGTGGTTATTTAATAaagcaaataaataaataatatcggGCTTCTTGTGTGGGTGTGTTGGGAATTGGCATAGCATCTGACAGCAATTGAAATTTatccttctttttctttttcttttttttcgcAAGACGTGTAGTATTTTCCCTAAAATAAGTGGAGGCATTAAAATAGCTAATGAAAAGAATAAAATACGAGGTGTTGTAGTTATCGGGTCACATATGCGAAATGTATACGGTATGTATTCGTAACGTATTGTGATTGAAAATTAATTGTGCTAAATGTTTTAACCAATAATGAAATAATGTACCAATTGTTACAAAACAAATTTGTTTATTATCCATAATTATTCATTGAAATATGACCCATGCATAATTTATCACCAGCGTTCATGTAACGTACTTGaacatttgaatttttattttttttataaaaaaaaatcgattttGATTTAGATTAGATAAGATAATTATtggatttataattttatataataataataataaattatttgtaGATTGGAGCGCATGTCTTTCAGTATCTTGATgctctaataaataaatttattttggtctattaattttattaaattaaagataaaagaaaattCTGGAAGTTGAGTATAAAATGAGTCTTGGTTGAAAATCGCGCGCACAAAAATTAGAATTCACCCGACTTCGTTTCCGTGACCATTCAATTGACTGCTTATAAATGAATTCCACAGGATGCAAGGTTTTCAAACTTGTCATCTTCTTTTGACCTTTCCATTGATAATTAATATAATGGTAAATGTAATTTAAATTTCTAGACTCAAATTCAAGTTTGTGATCAGTTCAGGTAAGAATAAGGGTTTTAAAACTCAACCTAACCCGTCAACCCCACACGAGTCGACCCGAAAAATATCAGGTTAGAGTTGGGATTTTTGGGTTTGAGTCGAATTGGGTTGACCCGAAAGTtaacccaaaaaaattattcGGGTTCGGTTGACCCGAAATAACCcgaaacttttaattattataatttttatataaaattaaaatagattTACTACATTTTTATACGttgtatatttgaaaaaaaaattattgtatattgatataatatattttcgtcatataatgtttattttgtttaatttttatttttaaaaataatttttttattttttgtaataagtatactttaaattttttacaactaaaagtttaaatttaaattatatataagtttagattttgttattatgtgattaaattaaaatttaatattattattgtgtgttttgaatttttatttaattattttgttaaaaaaaataaaatcgggtTGGTTTGGGTTAggcgggttcgggttcgggttgggcATTTTCGGGTTGGTTCGGGGTTCGGGTtgaagaaattttaaaaattatttttgtcaacccgacccgaacccactCGATCCTCCCGAATTGACACTCCTAGGTAAGAACATATATTGTGTTTCCACTCTTgatccataaaaaaaatttctttgctCTCTGGCccacttgttttttttttttgatataatatattttcgtcatttaatgtttattttgtttaatttttatttttaaaaataatttttttattttttgtaataagtatactttaaattttttacaactaaaagtttaaatttaaattatatataagtttaaattttgttattatgtgattaaattaaattttaatattattattgtgtgttttgaatttttatttaattatttttttttaaaaaaataaaatcgggtTGGTTTGGGTTAGACAagttcgggttcgggttgagCATTTTTGGGTTGGTTCGGGGTTCGGGTTGACgaacttttaaaaattatttttgtcaacccgacccgaacccactCGATCTTCCCGAATTGACACTCCTAGGTAAGAACAAATATTGTGTTTCCACTCTTgatccataaaaaaaatttatgtactATCTGGCccacttgtttttttttttcggatgaAAGTCgggaataataataaattatgtcCCTAAAGTTTCCTTAGTTTctcaaaaatatactaacactttatTCGTTCCCAATTATGTCCCTCTTTTTACAAAAATGTTCCCTGATATGTCCTCAAGACTAAAAGTTTCCTATAATACCCTTAAATTAAAATGTCATTTTAATTCTTCCCTTAGGCtaaaaaaatggtatcagagcctaggtaattttattcagactttatattattcattaaatcgtactttctttgttgaggaagagattttcaacaaaccatggattcaaacgagagtttgaacaagaaagatttaatttacatgaaatcccataaacaagtgaatctatttaaaatagattctcTACAACAGAAGTTAAAAAGACTTGAGTTTTTTATACGCTCTgaagagattaagaaatatgatttctaattcttaatttttagaaattacaccagattcctctaaactctccgaagatcttagagaaattcaaaagacggtacaatattacagcaatcagctgtatgaaatacctcggcagatcgaagaaatccttaaaaaacaagaagaaattcttgaaactctaaaagatcttcaaacaaaaatcataaatctagaacacacctctggttctagaaaaggaaatacaggagaaaggttaccactctcgtttggtaccgaactttgctacatcagaaaggtaaaacaaaaatggtacaaaaacctttaactgatgaaaaatgatgattaatcttataaaagaagtatcagagaaaaacactatttGATGTCTACTataaaaagattaaatctcgaggatctacaagatcttgcagattcaTTTGTGAATCTCatagtagtagatctaaaaatgaatttccctgagggtgaacaacccatagaaAATCCTCCAAGATATGTgattaaaacagaagaaccacacatccagcaggaaccaggtcaagaaggagtaagatatcactacatcaaactccttacggaaaaactgttttagatccgatacatccttacggggttatgttaaaccttgatgttctggacttcaaaaacagagaagatctcatagatgattggacatcagctatgagaatagcagcaagaactttagatctcaataaagaaggatttatcaaacttctagaaatgagtatAGTGAGATCTGTTAAAatagcttgggaaatgaccaTGTCAGAGACTAAAGAATcagtcttagcaggagaatctctAAGCGaaattggaggaagaatggccaccctattcaAGGCACAATTTATAGGAgtgaattattttaataatcaagatacagagaaaaaaataagatatactcaagctctgtatagtctCGAATTTcacgatatctgtttagttgatgaatacattatgttattcactaaatacagatggaattcgggagtcgaggaaaatatagctattcagctattttttgcaaagaTGTCAAGTCCCtagagagaaatgctgataaaagaatacgttccaggtaatccAGATACGTTGGCAAGACGAGCCTCTTTTCTTAAAGGAAAATTGAcagaatggtgtcatatggcagcattacaaaagaactacaaaaatataaggggtattaataagcatactcctctatgttgtagagaaaatgatctccctacAGTTATTGGGAgtagatcacagggatttaagaggaagaaattcagaaataatccctacaataaaagaatgagaagttcttggaaaccaagaacatttttgtccaaacaaaaggctagatcttatagatcaggaaaaagaagtggacctacaagaacatccccagcaacaatCTCGTCGCAAAgtaggggaagaacaccatctagaagaactttcagaagaactcatacaagaacaagtgaaagtttcaaggattgcaactgctggacatgtggagcaagaggacatatatctacaaactgtccagaaaatgagaaaaaaagtGTCAAACTCTTTGAAGAAACACCAGATATgaatgatgcggtcttctttcaagatctagtccaagtatatcaatttgaggatatcccctcagatgaaagtataTACAAAGAAGAAATATTGTTTAGCCAAGAAGAATCTGATGATGAATcaaaatcagaatcagaatcagaataaagaagaggtgtttcgacatgaaacacatgagagtttggctgagtttttttagtcaaaccacgatatctcataatatggtccaaataaTTATGAGAAAAAATCCAACTTTACAGAAGTACCAAAGATTtttggcaggacaagtagaaagagtcttaggcaacctgggcttagacaaagaagacatcatttgatttacaaagtatccagaagggaaatgacaATTCCTATGGAGTTAacgagtaatcaaatagagattcatttaattccttttgaagaaataagagaggaattgcaaaagctaaaaagtgaggtagcaaagacgatgtcttggattcatattggagcaatccaaataatgatcaaggcaacttttaaagaaggaatagattcacccatagatatcgtaatatgtgataaaagaatggaAAATATCCAAGATGTTGTTCTGGGTACTCTCTCAGGAAAtctatgtgcaggaaaaattgtaggagttatttatccgaGAATAGCCTAtaatttagctgatagagactttagtcgagccttgacgttgcatcaaaacttcaaggaaaaaatattaattaaggaaggtaataggccatattctattacataccaaatttcatatgctctttctaatactcaccattctgaattatttattataaatgagtttattgaaattccagagatcttcgaaaaagttgctcaagcaatatacccggaaagaatcgagtttcctttaattcaggaaacagacattcaaattcaagataagccggttctatacagagaccttaaaatagaaccctgataagtgtattttatacacttaatttatatatgattttaattgttaattattggtttcgagcagatttatgcgctAGTTTGTTGTTTGTGTGTTTGTAGAGAATTATAGAGATTTTTTGAAAAAGAAGAGGAAAATAAGATTTTGTgagaaaaagagagaaaaaaaaaaagaacagtaAAGAATAAAAGAATGGAGAAGAGGCTGTAAAGCAGACAAGAAACGAGAAAGAGAATTGGGCTTAAGTTTTGGGCCTAACATTTGCGCTTAACTTAGCGCTAACGAGAAGAACTCTTGAGCAAACGCGCAGCTTTCTGGGAGATTGAAGATTGGAGCCAGAAGCTTATGCGCGCCTGCGTGAGAATCCTGGAGCGGCCGCCCGTCG comes from Henckelia pumila isolate YLH828 chromosome 4, ASM3356847v2, whole genome shotgun sequence and encodes:
- the LOC140865985 gene encoding UPF0496 protein At4g34320-like; translated protein: MGSHMSKKVGETSGANPINNLLYTAELNSYEAACKLDADLQSFDTTLQARTNNVITSLAAGVEVRALSFDSLREVTECLLEMNQEVVKVILDCKKDVWKSKELFELVEEYFENSLKTLDFCSALEKCLKRARDSQLMIHVALQRFEEGYRVEGKETYAKILEDLRVFRDIGDPFTEEFFRDFESVHRQQMLMLQRLQLKKNKLDKKMKSIHSWRKVSAIIFAATFAAVLICSVVAAAMAAPPVAAALAAAASIPLGSMGKWIDSLLRNYENVVKGQKEMINSMSVGTYVTIKDLDNIRVLISKLEIEIESLLKNLNFAMNEQVVKVGVDEIKKKLVVFMKNVDELGAQADNCSRDIRKARTVILQRIIKHPNH